ATAAGATTGTTGCCATCAAGAGTGGCCGGTGCGTTGACCGTAGCTACAGTGGATCACAAACCGCCGATGAACGCTTGTCTACACGTTGCGTCCCGTCGCCGCTGTTAAAGTGGGACGGGATGCCTGTTTTTAAATGTTATAAAATGACTTTTCAGACACTCCCTTTTTTGTGCAGAAAAGCCGGCATGCTGCATATACATTAATTGGGAGGTGGCAAAATGATTAAGATTTCTGACCTGCGCATAAGAGAGGTGGTAAATATAGTGGACGGCAGAAGGTTAGGAATGATTAAGGATATTGATATTGATTTGGAAGCGGGTCGCATTGCCGCCCTTATATTACCGGGACAGGGCCGCTTTCTGGGTCTTTTTGGGCGGGAAGACGAACTGGTGGTTCCCTGGGATAAAATTAAGAAAATAGGTATCGATACAATATTAGTGGAAATAACGCCATACCAAAGCCCCGGCGAGGAAACCGGT
This sequence is a window from Desulforamulus hydrothermalis Lam5 = DSM 18033. Protein-coding genes within it:
- a CDS encoding YlmC/YmxH family sporulation protein — translated: MIKISDLRIREVVNIVDGRRLGMIKDIDIDLEAGRIAALILPGQGRFLGLFGREDELVVPWDKIKKIGIDTILVEITPYQSPGEETGRY